Proteins encoded in a region of the Mucilaginibacter sabulilitoris genome:
- a CDS encoding Crp/Fnr family transcriptional regulator — MKKIQNICDVESCFLCKNCLKEWRPAISAHKINFKVKKGEVIFKEGDPVTGIYFVYSGNVKVYKKWDKDKELIVRFAKAGSIFGHRGLGIGSAYPISAAALESTVVCYVDVVFFEASLKVNPDFTHKLLMFFMEELKQSERKMRNLAHMSVKGRVAEALISLQGQFGLTPDGFIGIDLSRQDLASYAGATYETVFRMMNELVSEQLISLSGKSIRIANYDELSKLAQDPFFP, encoded by the coding sequence ATGAAAAAAATTCAAAATATTTGTGATGTAGAGAGCTGTTTTTTATGTAAAAACTGTTTGAAAGAGTGGCGGCCGGCAATTTCGGCTCATAAAATCAACTTTAAAGTAAAAAAAGGTGAAGTTATATTTAAAGAAGGTGACCCTGTTACCGGTATTTACTTTGTATACTCGGGAAATGTAAAGGTTTATAAAAAATGGGACAAGGATAAAGAGCTCATTGTGCGTTTTGCTAAAGCCGGTTCAATTTTTGGTCACAGGGGATTGGGTATTGGCAGTGCTTATCCCATATCTGCCGCGGCGCTTGAGTCAACTGTTGTGTGTTATGTAGATGTTGTATTTTTTGAAGCATCGTTAAAGGTTAATCCGGATTTTACTCACAAGTTGCTGATGTTTTTTATGGAAGAACTAAAGCAGTCTGAACGTAAAATGCGTAACCTGGCACACATGTCTGTTAAGGGCCGGGTTGCCGAAGCGCTTATTTCCCTGCAAGGTCAATTTGGCTTAACACCCGATGGCTTTATTGGAATTGACCTGAGCCGGCAGGATCTGGCATCATACGCCGGAGCTACTTACGAAACAGTATTCCGGATGATGAATGAACTGGTAAGCGAACAATTGATAAGCCTTTCGGGGAAAAGTATCCGTATTGCCAATTATGATGAACTTTCAAAATTGGCTCAGGATCCTTTCTTTCCATAG
- a CDS encoding alginate export family protein encodes MYKNVLNQYTIPAIAFFIVCFSSKNVNAQVSLSGQLRTRSELRDGYGTLQTTGYKDAAFISQRTRLTFDYKSNKLIFHTTIQDVRLWGQDASTTTPADGNKLGLHEAWAEIILSNKKDTSFKSSPLDYFAIKIGRQELVYDDERLLGNLDWTQQGRRHDAIVLKMLQNGWQLDLGAAFNQNSDAINYNGTYYTPANIPAMVKDSKGNLVNTPANMIPLINAAGISAKNGSLAYLNAPGSNASTQNYKALEYLYAAKKFNKTKISGLFLADQFSKYILDSVKNTSGEDVGYVYGKRFNQTGVNTRYTTGLLINPVFGNKNQLALTGGFYYQGGHDREGLSLSAYTITTSITYKPNSFSFTGGWDYLSGNDAFSTSKTNHRFDPLYGTPHKFWGYMDYFYAVSGSPTGGLSNPYLKIKYASANNRFTTELANHYFMLAQDQKDVNGNPVSKYLGTEFDLTTGYKLNKFTAVDLGLSYMAATRSMEYAKNITPGTANLKPVWAYLQINIKPEFFNK; translated from the coding sequence ATGTACAAAAATGTATTAAACCAATACACTATTCCTGCCATTGCATTTTTTATTGTTTGTTTTTCTTCTAAAAACGTGAATGCGCAGGTTTCCCTTTCAGGACAATTACGAACGAGGAGCGAATTGCGGGATGGTTATGGCACGTTGCAAACCACCGGTTACAAAGACGCAGCCTTTATATCCCAGCGAACGCGTTTAACGTTTGATTACAAATCAAACAAACTCATTTTTCATACTACTATTCAGGACGTACGCCTTTGGGGGCAGGATGCCTCAACCACAACGCCTGCCGATGGCAATAAATTAGGCTTGCACGAAGCATGGGCCGAAATCATTTTATCAAACAAAAAAGATACATCCTTCAAATCATCACCGCTTGATTATTTTGCTATTAAAATAGGTCGCCAGGAACTGGTTTATGATGATGAACGACTGCTTGGTAATTTAGACTGGACGCAGCAAGGTCGCCGCCATGATGCTATTGTGTTAAAAATGCTTCAAAATGGCTGGCAGCTTGATCTTGGCGCGGCATTCAACCAAAATTCTGATGCTATTAATTATAATGGCACCTATTATACCCCTGCCAATATTCCGGCCATGGTAAAAGACAGCAAGGGTAACCTAGTAAATACACCGGCAAATATGATCCCGCTTATTAATGCTGCGGGCATTAGTGCAAAAAATGGCAGCCTGGCATATTTAAATGCTCCGGGTTCAAATGCATCTACCCAGAATTATAAAGCGCTGGAGTATTTATATGCAGCAAAAAAATTCAACAAAACCAAAATCTCGGGTTTGTTCCTGGCCGATCAGTTTAGTAAATACATTCTGGATTCGGTTAAAAATACTTCGGGAGAAGATGTAGGTTATGTTTATGGTAAACGCTTTAACCAAACCGGAGTAAATACCCGCTACACCACAGGCCTGTTAATAAACCCGGTTTTTGGCAATAAAAATCAGCTGGCGTTAACCGGAGGCTTCTATTACCAGGGCGGGCATGATCGTGAGGGTTTATCATTAAGCGCATACACCATCACTACATCTATCACCTACAAACCAAATTCGTTTAGTTTTACAGGCGGATGGGATTACCTGTCTGGTAACGATGCTTTTTCCACCTCGAAAACCAACCATCGTTTTGACCCGCTGTATGGCACCCCGCACAAGTTTTGGGGCTACATGGATTATTTTTATGCGGTTAGCGGTTCGCCAACCGGTGGTTTAAGCAACCCCTATCTCAAAATAAAGTATGCTTCGGCCAACAACCGCTTTACTACTGAACTGGCCAACCATTATTTTATGCTGGCGCAAGATCAGAAGGATGTTAACGGTAACCCCGTAAGCAAATATCTGGGTACTGAGTTTGACCTCACCACCGGCTACAAGCTTAATAAATTTACAGCCGTTGATCTTGGTCTGTCGTACATGGCGGCAACCCGCAGCATGGAATATGCCAAAAACATCACACCGGGTACAGCAAATTTAAAACCTGTATGGGCCTACCTGCAGATCAATATCAAACCCGAATTTTTTAATAAATAA
- a CDS encoding NarK family nitrate/nitrite MFS transporter: MKNQLTKLNIFSVKGVQMRTFHITWLMFFVCFFGWFGLAPLMPTIRTELHLTKGQIGNIIIASVSATIIARLIIGKLCDTWGPRKTAIRLLLVGSLPVFLVGLAHDYTTFLLFRLAIGVIGASFVITQFHTSMMFAPQLKGTANAITGGWGNLGGGVTNMVMPLIFAAIVGFGYTTAEAWRYAMIVPGVLMLVIAFLYSKYTKDTPNGNYDEIGYSQGKSSKTDWSILGDWRIWALTLAYAMCFGMEITFDNVASLHFVDSFHLSQSSAGFWAGIFGFMNLFARALGGIVSDKVGNKFGMRGKGLLLAGVLLCEGALLILFAQSGSLLAAIVSMLSFALFLKMANGATYGIVPFVNTKNVGLVSGIVGAGGNFGGMLFGFLFKSDSITYVQAFTYIGYTVIVVALIVLVTRFYKQSVPSTETETAMSGSMA; this comes from the coding sequence ATGAAAAATCAACTCACCAAACTCAATATATTCTCCGTAAAAGGCGTGCAAATGCGCACTTTCCATATTACCTGGCTCATGTTTTTTGTTTGCTTTTTCGGTTGGTTTGGCCTGGCTCCCTTAATGCCAACCATCCGCACCGAACTGCACCTTACCAAAGGGCAGATCGGTAATATCATCATAGCTTCGGTATCAGCAACTATTATAGCACGTTTAATTATAGGTAAACTATGTGATACCTGGGGACCAAGAAAAACTGCTATCAGGCTATTGCTGGTAGGTTCGCTGCCTGTATTTTTGGTAGGCCTTGCCCATGATTATACTACATTTTTATTATTCAGGCTGGCCATTGGGGTTATAGGTGCATCATTTGTAATTACACAGTTCCATACCTCCATGATGTTTGCACCGCAATTAAAAGGTACTGCCAATGCTATCACCGGTGGCTGGGGCAACCTGGGCGGCGGGGTAACCAATATGGTGATGCCTTTAATATTTGCGGCCATAGTTGGTTTTGGATATACCACAGCCGAAGCCTGGCGCTATGCCATGATTGTCCCTGGGGTTTTAATGCTGGTTATCGCTTTTCTATACTCAAAATACACTAAAGACACCCCGAATGGCAATTATGACGAAATTGGTTACAGCCAGGGAAAATCATCAAAAACTGACTGGAGCATTTTGGGTGATTGGAGGATATGGGCTCTTACACTGGCCTATGCCATGTGTTTTGGTATGGAGATCACTTTTGACAACGTAGCTTCCTTACACTTTGTCGATTCATTTCATTTGTCACAAAGTTCTGCCGGCTTTTGGGCAGGCATATTCGGGTTTATGAATTTATTTGCCCGTGCTTTAGGCGGTATTGTGTCTGATAAGGTTGGCAATAAATTCGGTATGCGGGGCAAGGGATTACTGCTTGCGGGAGTTTTACTGTGCGAGGGTGCATTATTGATATTGTTCGCACAATCAGGTTCGTTATTAGCGGCTATCGTTTCTATGTTGTCATTCGCGCTTTTCCTAAAAATGGCTAATGGTGCTACTTATGGTATAGTACCGTTTGTAAATACCAAAAATGTGGGCCTTGTTAGCGGTATAGTTGGTGCAGGGGGCAATTTTGGGGGGATGCTGTTCGGCTTTCTGTTCAAATCCGATTCCATTACTTATGTACAGGCATTTACCTATATAGGCTATACGGTTATCGTGGTAGCGTTAATTGTTTTAGTAACCCGGTTTTACAAACAGTCGGTTCCCAGCACAGAAACCGAAACAGCAATGTCTGGCAGTATGGCATAA
- a CDS encoding molybdopterin-dependent oxidoreductase, with protein sequence MSVKASASKNRLTANAVTSTCCYCGVGCGVVVNKEKNGTITVQGNTEHPVNKGMLCSKGMNLHYTVNDKSDRLLYPQMRYNKSMPMQQVSWDDALNRTAAVFKTFIEKYGPDSVAFYASGQCLTEEYYVVNKLIKGFIGSNNIDTNSRLCMSSAVAAYKIALGEDTVPLCYDDIELADCFYIMGGNPAWCHPILWRRVEAHKAANPDTKIIVVDPRVTDTCAIADLHLQINPGTDITLNHAIGRLLIENGDIDIDFINNHAEGFEQYSTIVFQKTLTESAQICGLTESSIRLAATYIGEAKGFITMWTMGLNQSAIGVNKNLSLINLNLITGHVGKPGSGPLSLTGQPNAMGGREVGGLSNLLPAHRVLSNPLHREEVQKFWGGKPIQPKPGLTATEMFEALNDGRLKAIWIMCTNPLTSLPNVRLAEEALKKAKFVVVQEISNKPETLAYADVILPAAAWAEKEGTMTNSERRISYLNKVIDPPGEALPDAEIICRFARKMGYKGFDFENAAAIYAEHVKLTAKTNIDISGLNYDILKEQKTVQWPYKKKSPTKGTQRLFTDKIFYTPSAKAVISPVPDTLTSEAPDDEYPFILTTGRIRDQWHTMSKTGKVNKLNQHYKQAFLEIHPDDAAILQLNEGDITVITSRRGEVRVQAKLTEQIKRGVVFLPMHWGKILNNDLNRANNITSDMLDPVSKEPDFKYCAVNLKKYKKPFQRIVVVGAGAGAYGFVKSYRELNPDDEITIFSKENHPFYNRVMLPDYISGEQSWEQLVKMKDSEEPEYKIRMLRGVSIEKIDRANKQVTDSRGIKTPYDILLLATGSRASVPKNVPSLPGIFTMRSRNDADSFIKHVPQGGHVVIVGGGLLGLEMAASLREIGMRITIVQRVSRFLNRQLDVLGSQLLAEEMADQGCDIYYDDEVQLFYGRSKLTAVGLKSGNKINCDAMILAIGTTPNLEIAKDCGLECKRGVIVNERMQTSDPDIYAIGEIAEFEGTMYGITAAAEQQAEVMAKYMNGDIASYYKGTLFMNIIKIHGFDLCSIGLSECPDNPHYEEIVFIDKAKRYYKKCIIHDDRLVGTILIGDKSEFQEFKELIANKTELSEKRIQLLRSGNKAEPVLGKLVCSCNNVGSENIQNKIAAGCNNLKDLCNTTGAGTGCGSCRPEVKRLLEEMLTLAESK encoded by the coding sequence ATGAGTGTAAAAGCATCTGCATCTAAAAACAGGTTAACCGCCAATGCCGTAACCTCCACCTGCTGTTATTGCGGGGTGGGTTGCGGCGTTGTTGTAAATAAAGAGAAGAACGGCACTATTACCGTGCAGGGTAATACAGAACACCCTGTAAATAAAGGTATGCTTTGCAGCAAAGGGATGAACCTGCATTACACCGTAAATGATAAAAGCGACCGCCTGCTTTACCCGCAAATGCGATACAATAAAAGTATGCCTATGCAGCAGGTAAGCTGGGATGATGCACTTAATCGTACAGCCGCCGTTTTTAAAACCTTTATTGAAAAATACGGACCCGATTCGGTAGCCTTTTATGCTTCGGGGCAATGCTTAACCGAGGAGTATTATGTAGTGAATAAACTCATAAAGGGATTTATCGGCAGCAATAATATCGACACTAATTCGCGCTTATGCATGAGCAGTGCTGTTGCGGCCTATAAAATAGCATTAGGTGAAGATACCGTTCCGCTTTGTTATGATGATATTGAGCTTGCCGATTGTTTTTACATTATGGGCGGAAACCCTGCCTGGTGCCACCCTATTTTGTGGCGAAGGGTTGAAGCGCACAAGGCAGCAAATCCTGATACAAAGATCATCGTGGTTGATCCACGCGTTACCGATACCTGCGCCATTGCCGATCTGCACTTACAGATAAATCCGGGTACCGACATTACGCTCAATCACGCCATTGGCCGCTTGCTGATAGAGAATGGCGATATTGATATTGACTTTATAAACAACCATGCCGAAGGTTTTGAGCAATACAGTACCATTGTTTTTCAAAAAACATTAACAGAATCGGCACAGATCTGCGGGCTGACGGAAAGCAGTATCCGTCTTGCGGCAACATATATTGGCGAAGCCAAAGGCTTTATTACCATGTGGACCATGGGCCTTAATCAGAGCGCCATAGGTGTAAACAAAAACCTGAGCCTCATTAATCTGAACTTAATTACCGGGCATGTTGGTAAACCAGGTTCAGGCCCGTTGTCATTAACCGGCCAGCCCAATGCTATGGGCGGCAGGGAAGTTGGTGGTCTATCCAATTTACTTCCGGCTCATCGTGTTCTTAGCAATCCACTGCACCGCGAGGAAGTTCAAAAATTTTGGGGAGGTAAGCCGATTCAACCCAAACCGGGCCTTACAGCAACAGAGATGTTCGAGGCGCTGAATGATGGCCGGTTAAAGGCTATCTGGATCATGTGTACCAATCCGCTCACCAGCCTGCCTAATGTTCGCCTGGCCGAGGAGGCCTTAAAGAAAGCCAAATTTGTAGTGGTACAGGAAATCAGCAACAAGCCCGAAACTTTAGCTTACGCCGATGTAATATTACCTGCAGCGGCCTGGGCCGAAAAGGAGGGCACTATGACCAACTCTGAACGCCGCATCAGCTACCTTAACAAAGTAATTGACCCGCCCGGTGAGGCTCTGCCCGATGCTGAGATCATTTGCCGTTTTGCCCGTAAAATGGGTTATAAAGGTTTCGATTTTGAAAACGCGGCGGCTATTTATGCCGAACATGTAAAGCTTACAGCCAAAACCAACATTGATATCAGCGGCTTGAATTATGATATTTTAAAGGAGCAAAAAACGGTTCAATGGCCTTATAAAAAGAAAAGCCCGACAAAAGGCACACAGCGTTTATTTACCGATAAGATTTTCTATACCCCATCCGCAAAAGCAGTGATCAGTCCGGTTCCGGATACCTTAACAAGTGAAGCCCCTGATGATGAATATCCGTTTATATTAACCACCGGCCGCATCCGCGATCAGTGGCATACCATGAGCAAAACAGGCAAGGTGAATAAACTTAACCAGCATTATAAACAGGCCTTCTTAGAGATCCACCCGGATGATGCCGCCATATTGCAACTTAATGAGGGCGATATTACCGTTATTACGTCGCGCCGGGGCGAAGTAAGGGTGCAGGCCAAACTAACCGAACAAATAAAACGCGGCGTAGTGTTTTTACCCATGCACTGGGGTAAAATTTTAAATAACGACCTTAACCGGGCCAATAATATTACCAGCGATATGCTGGATCCTGTATCAAAAGAGCCTGATTTTAAATATTGCGCTGTAAATCTTAAAAAATACAAAAAGCCTTTTCAGCGCATTGTAGTAGTTGGCGCAGGAGCTGGGGCTTATGGCTTTGTAAAATCATACCGGGAGCTAAACCCAGATGATGAGATCACCATCTTCAGCAAGGAGAACCACCCTTTTTACAACCGCGTAATGCTGCCCGATTATATCAGCGGTGAGCAGTCATGGGAGCAATTGGTAAAAATGAAAGATTCGGAAGAACCTGAATACAAGATCAGAATGCTTCGTGGCGTGAGCATTGAAAAAATAGACCGCGCCAACAAACAGGTTACCGATTCAAGAGGAATTAAAACACCTTATGATATTTTACTGCTGGCCACCGGTAGCCGGGCATCGGTGCCAAAAAACGTCCCCTCGCTGCCTGGTATATTCACCATGCGCAGCCGCAATGATGCTGACAGCTTTATAAAGCATGTTCCGCAAGGTGGCCATGTGGTTATTGTAGGCGGCGGCTTGCTTGGGCTCGAGATGGCAGCTTCCCTACGCGAAATTGGCATGAGGATTACCATTGTGCAACGCGTATCCCGCTTCCTTAACCGCCAGTTAGATGTGCTGGGCAGCCAGCTATTGGCAGAAGAAATGGCTGATCAGGGTTGTGATATTTATTATGACGATGAGGTGCAACTGTTTTACGGTCGTTCAAAATTGACCGCGGTAGGCTTAAAAAGCGGAAACAAGATAAACTGCGATGCCATGATCCTGGCTATTGGCACTACTCCCAACCTGGAGATAGCTAAAGATTGTGGATTGGAATGCAAACGCGGAGTTATTGTGAACGAACGTATGCAAACCAGCGATCCGGATATATATGCCATTGGCGAAATTGCCGAATTTGAAGGCACGATGTATGGCATCACTGCCGCAGCAGAGCAACAGGCCGAAGTTATGGCCAAATACATGAATGGCGATATTGCCAGTTACTATAAGGGCACGCTGTTCATGAACATCATTAAAATTCATGGTTTCGATTTGTGCAGTATTGGTTTATCCGAATGCCCGGACAACCCGCATTATGAGGAAATAGTGTTTATTGATAAGGCGAAACGCTATTATAAAAAATGCATCATCCATGATGATAGACTGGTAGGCACTATACTTATAGGTGATAAAAGCGAGTTCCAGGAATTTAAGGAATTGATTGCTAATAAAACCGAACTGAGTGAAAAGCGTATTCAGCTTTTACGCAGCGGCAATAAGGCCGAGCCGGTACTGGGTAAACTGGTTTGCAGTTGCAACAATGTAGGCAGCGAAAACATCCAGAATAAAATAGCCGCCGGCTGTAATAACCTTAAAGACCTGTGTAATACCACCGGTGCGGGTACGGGTTGCGGCTCATGCCGGCCAGAAGTAAAACGCCTGCTGGAAGAAATGTTAACTCTTGCAGAGAGTAAATAA
- a CDS encoding rubredoxin has protein sequence MKQKETCCIKVNLPGGVVSAGDLYELLLIAENAGAVNIRIGNRQQLFFCIEADRLEDMEMDMLRAEISYEVDEDEFPNIISSYVTDAIFNTESWIKEGVYKDIFDLFNFRPQLKINLVDKHQTFVPFFSGNFNFITSDVNNYWFLYIRFPKTTDIYCWPSLIYSEDIPVWSNIAEKVIMSHKDLFYDKQKIDHQKFYDLVIAESDLISQPITEPLKLPDFQLPYYEGLNRYVNNKYWLGVYRRNELFPLEFMKDICTLCLKNRIGQLYTTPWKSLLIKGISEADRKEWGIVLNKYRVNIRHASNELNWQLENLNSESLELKQQLVREFEEYDLRTFRLCFAIKMQPKTGLPGSIIIKKREADVFDVLHTSDFNPNSKEYITYREKVPAQVLGHCLIELCNYFYSLLIDDSILLPAQTDGTADSKTEKEPHYIYQCKNCFSIYDKVYGDVVNGIAPGTDFELLPDYCCPVCDSSKECFIHVDNSAPVAK, from the coding sequence ATGAAACAAAAAGAAACATGTTGCATCAAAGTAAATTTACCGGGTGGAGTGGTATCGGCCGGTGATTTATATGAGTTATTGCTGATTGCTGAAAATGCGGGAGCCGTAAATATCCGTATTGGAAACAGGCAACAGTTGTTTTTTTGCATTGAGGCCGACCGTTTGGAAGATATGGAGATGGATATGCTCCGCGCCGAGATCAGCTATGAAGTAGATGAGGACGAATTTCCTAATATCATTAGTTCCTATGTGACCGATGCTATCTTTAATACCGAAAGCTGGATAAAAGAAGGTGTTTACAAAGATATTTTTGACCTGTTTAATTTCAGGCCGCAATTAAAGATAAACCTGGTAGACAAACACCAGACCTTCGTGCCTTTTTTTAGTGGCAATTTCAATTTCATCACATCCGACGTAAATAACTACTGGTTCCTGTACATCCGTTTTCCCAAAACAACCGATATATATTGCTGGCCATCGCTGATCTATTCGGAAGACATACCGGTATGGAGCAATATCGCCGAAAAAGTCATTATGAGCCACAAAGACTTGTTTTATGACAAACAGAAAATTGATCATCAAAAATTTTATGATCTGGTTATTGCCGAAAGTGACCTGATCAGCCAGCCCATAACCGAACCATTAAAGCTACCCGACTTTCAGCTACCTTATTATGAAGGCCTTAACCGTTATGTAAATAATAAATACTGGCTGGGTGTTTATCGCCGCAACGAATTGTTTCCGTTGGAGTTTATGAAGGATATTTGTACCCTATGCCTAAAAAATCGTATCGGACAATTATATACCACGCCCTGGAAGTCCTTATTGATAAAAGGCATTAGTGAAGCGGACAGAAAAGAATGGGGCATTGTACTAAATAAATATAGGGTAAACATCAGGCATGCCTCCAACGAACTCAACTGGCAACTGGAAAACCTGAACAGTGAAAGTCTGGAATTAAAACAACAATTGGTAAGGGAATTTGAGGAATATGACCTCCGCACTTTTCGCCTTTGTTTTGCTATAAAAATGCAGCCCAAAACAGGCTTGCCGGGTTCCATCATCATTAAAAAACGCGAAGCTGATGTTTTTGACGTATTACATACCAGCGATTTCAATCCAAACTCAAAGGAATATATTACTTACCGCGAAAAAGTACCGGCGCAGGTCCTGGGCCATTGCCTTATCGAGTTATGCAATTATTTTTACAGTCTTTTAATTGACGACAGCATATTGCTTCCCGCCCAAACCGACGGGACTGCCGACAGTAAAACAGAAAAAGAACCGCATTATATTTATCAGTGCAAAAACTGTTTCAGCATTTATGATAAGGTTTACGGCGATGTGGTAAACGGCATTGCTCCGGGTACTGATTTTGAATTATTGCCCGATTATTGCTGTCCGGTTTGTGATTCATCAAAAGAATGTTTTATACATGTGGATAACAGTGCACCTGTGGCTAAATAA
- a CDS encoding DUF4202 domain-containing protein gives MTKLSDAFAQFDAYNQKDPNTFTWEKIAYPQEYFLALKLYDWVNKLDTNASEELLLASRSQHIGRWEIPRDTYPVGREAYLKWRKDLAQYHAEKASDVMETVGYSPEQIARAKQIILKQKIKVDHDVQTMENALCLVFLQFQYEDFYPKYEPDKVINILKKSLLKMDAHGHQFALRLPYSETGLHYIQEALKLIS, from the coding sequence ATGACTAAATTAAGCGACGCCTTTGCACAATTTGATGCATACAATCAAAAAGACCCCAATACTTTTACCTGGGAAAAGATCGCCTATCCACAGGAGTATTTTTTAGCGCTCAAACTGTATGACTGGGTAAATAAACTTGACACCAATGCGAGCGAAGAACTGCTGCTGGCATCCCGGAGCCAGCACATTGGCCGCTGGGAAATACCCCGTGACACCTATCCCGTGGGCAGGGAAGCTTATTTAAAATGGCGTAAAGACCTGGCCCAGTACCATGCTGAAAAAGCCTCGGACGTCATGGAAACTGTTGGATATTCTCCTGAGCAAATAGCGAGGGCAAAGCAAATTATCCTCAAGCAAAAGATCAAGGTTGATCATGATGTACAAACCATGGAAAACGCCCTGTGCCTTGTTTTCCTACAATTTCAATATGAAGATTTTTATCCAAAATATGAACCGGATAAAGTGATCAATATCCTCAAAAAGTCACTCCTGAAAATGGATGCTCACGGACACCAGTTTGCTTTGAGGTTACCGTATTCTGAAACCGGACTGCATTATATACAAGAGGCCTTAAAATTGATAAGTTAG